DNA from Acetobacter aceti NBRC 14818:
CAATGATCGCGTAGATCACATCGGGTTTCATAAGCTTGATCTTGTTGATGACTGAATTGAACTGCGCATCGCCAAGAGGGAAATATTCCTCCCCTACGACGCGTGATCCCTTCAGGTGATTTTCAATATGCTTGCGCGCGATCTTGTTGGCAGTGCGCGGCCAGATATAGTCCGACCCGAGCAGATAATATGTCTTGGCGTTCTTTTCCTTGGAAATCCAGTCCAGACCAGCAAGGATCTGCTGCGTCGCTTCCTGACCCGTGTAAATCACGTTGCGGGACTGCTCCAGTCCTTCGTAGAAAGTCGGATAATACAGCAACCCGTTATAATGCTCGAAAACTGGCAGCACCGCTTTGCGTGAGGCAGAGGTCCAGCAGCCGAAAACGGAAGCGCATTTATCATTTTCAAGTAATTTGCGCGCCTTCTCGGCGAAGGTTGGCCAGTCGCTGGCGCCATCTTCCTGAATATATTTGATCTTGCGGCCCAGAACTCCACCTGCTTCGTTGATCTGCGCGATTGCCAGTTTCTCGGCTTCAACCGATCCGGTCTCGCTCAGCGCCATCGTGCCAGTGATGGAGTGCAGAATGCCAACAGTCACGCTATCGTCAGTGACTGCCAGTCCGGTTTTGTTGACCGATGCGGTTGTTGGCGTATCCGCTCTGGCCAGGCGTGGTATCAGCGCACCAATGGGTAGCGCTGACATGCCCATCAGAACTCTGCGACGGCTGGATTGCATGTTCAACGGATTCTTTCTGTCGGGCATTTATCTGTTCACCTTCGCTGCAAGTGTCCGTGTTCCAGGGACGACATGGCAAGGATTCAGGATCAGACAACGCGTTTTCCATACGTCGATTGACGTAGCATCACGGGGACAAAAGACACTTTTTTGTTTCGGATTCGATATGTAAGCTACGCCGACCGGATGTCTGTCCCGTTCGGCCGCACGGAAAGGCCCATGTTTCCACATCAACGAATCATTATGTCCCGTCGTAGCTACAACCGCTGGGTCGTGGACGAGACAATGGAAGACTACGCCTTGCGTTTCACGCCGGCTTCAGCCCGGCGCTGGTCGGTGCTGCGTGTTGCCAACACCGCTTTTGGCGGCGTGTCGTTCCTGGCGCTGGAAATGATCGGTGGCCTGGTGTTCCTGCAATATGGGTTCACCAACGCAACGCTGGCGCTGCTCATCGGCGTGGTACTGATTTTCCTGCTCAGCCTGCCTATCAGCTATCATTCATCGCGCTACGGCATCGATATCGACCTGCTCACACGTGGCGCAGGCTTCGGCTATATCGGGTCAACGCTGACATCCCTGGTCTATGCATCGTTCACATTCATGTTCTTCGCCATCGAAGGCGCGATCCTGTCCGACATGCTGAAGCTAAGTTTGGGAATTCCACTCTGGCTGGGATACATTCTGTCCACACTGGTCGTCATACCAGTCGTCGCACGCGGTTTCACGCTCATCAGCCGGTTTCAGGCCTGGACTGTCATACCGTGGCTGGCACTTCAGATTTTGCCCTTCGTGGTTATCGCGTGGCGACAGCCCGATGCGGCGACAGGGTGGGCCCATTATACGGGACAGGACCCGTCCATGCCGCGCCTGATGGGCATCGGAGCTGCTTTTTCCATCATCTTCTCTGTTGTGACCCAGATAGGCGAGCAGTCGGATTTTCTGCGTTTCCTCCCGGTCCCGCAGAATGGACAGCAGAAATGGGCCTGGTGGACGGTCACCCTGACCTGCGGGGCGGGGTGGATCTTCATGGGAGGGCTGAAGATTCTGGCAGGCATGTTCCTGGCCTGGGTGACCCTGCGTCACGGAGAGTCCTTCGTCGTCGCGCAGCAACCAACGACAATGTATCTGACGGCGTTCAGAGAGGTGACGACTCACCCCGGCTGGGCACTCGCTCTGACCACAGTCTTCATTGCGTTGTCCCAGATCAAGATCAACGTCAACAACGCCTACGCCGGGTCGATTGCGTGGTCCAATTTCTTCTCGCGCGTCACACACAGCCACCCGGGCCGCGTCGTGTGGCTCGCGTTCAATGTCGGACTTGCGCTGCTGCTGATGGAAATGGACATCTACAGCACCATCATCAATCTGCTGTTCCTGCATTCGATCGTCGCCGCTTCGTGGATCGGCGCATTGACGTCCGATCTGGTCGTCAACAAGCCGCTGGGCCTCAGCCCGCCGGGGATCGAATTTCGTCGTGCCTATCTGTACGATATCAACCCCGTCGGCATCGGTGCCATGACCGGCGGCATTGCGACAGCGGCGGCGTTCTACCTTGGTGCGTTCGGTCCTGCGCTAACGGTCTTCGCGCCGATGGTCGGACTGGTTTGCGCCTTCTGCCTGGCACCGTTCATCGGCTGGGTGACGCGGGGCCGCTATTATCTGGCGCGCCGTCGTTTCGTGCCACCTGTGGCTGGCAACCGGTATGTCTGTGTGGTTTGCCAGAACAGCTTTGAAGGCGAGGATATTGCCCGCTGCCCCGTATATGCGGGCTTCATATGCTCCCTATGCTGCAGTCTGGATTCACGCTGTCGTGACGCCTGCAAGCCAGAAGGCGCACGGCTGAGCGGTCAGATTGCATCCGTGGGACGCTCCCTGCTACCTCAGGCGATCATGACGCCAAATTTTGGGGTCATCTGTCGCTATCTGCTTATCCTTTTCGCGCTGATGGCCTGTACCGGCGGCGTTCTCTCCGGGCTGTATACTGCGATCCTGCCATTCACCGCCGTTAACTCACACGGCCTGTATGCAGTGTTCTGGAAGACATTCTTCCTGCTGTTGCTGCCGCTGGCAGCGCTGGCATGGTTCGTGGTCCTGAAACAGCGGAGCTATCGTGCGGCTGAAGACGAAAACCGCTACCAGACCCGGCTGCTGATGAAAGAGATACGGGCTCACCGCCGGACCGATCAGCAGCTGAAAAAAGCCAAGGAGCGTGCCGAGTCGGCCAATTTATCGAAAAGCCGTTTTATGGTCGGTGTGAATCATGAAATCCGGACTCCACTCAATTCGATAATGGGATATGCCTATCTCCTGGAAAACCGGATGCTGACCCCGGCACGACGGGACGAAGGACTGAAGATCATCCAGCGCAGCGCCGAGCATCTGAGTGGTCTGATTGAGGGTCTGTTCGACATTTCGAAAATTGAAGCCGGCCGGATGGATGTGCTGCACGAAAAAATCAATTTCCCCGACTTCCTGCGTCATCTGACCCAGATGCTTCGTTTTCAGGCAAATCAGAAAAATCTCGATTTTATTGAGGATATTCAGGACACGATTCCGGACTACGTGATCACTGACCAGCGTCGGTTGAGACAGATTCTGATCAACCTGCTGTCAAACGCGATAAAGTTCACCAATCAGGGATCCGTCTCGCTGTCGGTCCGCTGGGGGACAGAGATTGCGACATTCGAAATCCGTGACACCGGGATCGGAATCCCGGAGGAGGATATGGACCGCATCCACGAACCCTTCCAGCGAAGTTCACACCCCAATTCCCATCGTATCCCGGGAACCGGTCTGGGGCTGACCATAACGCGCCTGCTGATCCAGATTCTGGGAGGAGAACTGACGATCTCGAGCAAGGTGGGACAGGGGACAATCTGTCGCGTACGATTGATGTTATCCAGCGCACAGTCTGATGCCGTAATGGTGCCGCCAATTAACCTGCTGACGGAAGCGGGATCAATGGCGATGGGAAAGCGTCGGCCCAGCGTCTTTGTCGTGGATGATGATCCGATTCATAGAGGTATGATCAACGATGCCCTGGAGCCGCTGGGGTTCGTAGTCTATTCCGCCGCAAACGGGCAGGAATGTCTGGATATCGCCGCTCATGCTTCGATCGACCTGTTTCTGCTGGACGTCAATATGCCCGGCATGAACGGATGGCAACTGGCGCGTCGGTTACGTCAGGGAAGCAATCGCGCCTCCATTATCCTGATCATTTCCGCTGACGAGCAGGTAAGGAGCCAGACAAACCGCGACGGATTGTGCGATGGCATCCTGTCCAAACCCATTGCGATCTCGGAGCTTTTGACCCTGATTGACCGTACACTGGTTCCTGCGGCGCTGCTTTCTGAATCCGACTCTCAGGCCGTGACAGGCCGGTTGCTGACACCGTCTGACCTGTCGGAACTCCGACGTCTGGCGCGGCTTGGCCATATCGCTGGCCTGATACGTTTTCTGGATACGATTTCAGACGCAGTGCCGGACGATGTACGGATTATCCGTGATATGGCAACAAATTTTAAGATCGGGGAATTGCGCTCTTTCCTCGACAACTACGAGGAGCGAAGATGACCAGCATTGTACTTGTGGTGGATGATGAACCTGTCAATCTCTCTCTCGCCACCGACATTCTGGAAGCTGGAGGCTTTACGGTTCTTGTGGCGCAATCGGCTGACGACGGTCTGGCCATTCTGGCCGATGTTCTGGTCGATCTGGTGTTGCTGGATGCTGTGATGCCGGGGAAGGATGGGTTCCAGATGTGCCGTATCATGAAAGCCGTTCCGGACTATCGTGATATTCCGGTCGTTTTCATGACTGGATTGTCCGGGCAGGATGACATTGTCCAGGCCTTTGAAGCGGGCAGTGTCGATTATATCGTCAAACCCATCCAGCCTGCCGAACTACTGGCCCGTACACGGACGCATCTGGACAATGCCAGAAAAACAAAAAAACTTTTTCGGGCCATAAATTTTTCCGGCCGTCATTTTCTGGCCACAGACCGGGAGGGCGTCGTGCAGTGGTTCTCTCCCCAGGTTCCCTCCATCATCGGAAGCATTGCGTCACATGACACGACGGTGAGACTGCCTGTGGATACATTGCGCTGGCTGCAGGCCTGTATCAATTCGCCATCATCCGTCGATGCCAGCTACAGGCAGCAGGACACGGATATGGAGTATGGTGTCGAATTCAGTTTCATGGGGCAGCCGGAACCCGATGAATTTCTGGTACGTCTGGCCGTTGTCAGGGATGGACAGGACGTTACGTGTCTACAGATCAAACTGGGTCTGACGGTACGGGAGGCCGAGGTTCTGTACTGGGTCGCGAAAGGCAAGACCAATCGTGATATTGCTGAAATCCTGTCAATCAGTCATCGAACGGTCAATAAACATCTTGAACAGATCTACATAAAAATAGGCGTGGAAAACAGGGCGGCCGCAACCGCCCGTGTTCTCCAGGCTCTTCACGGATAGAAATTATTTGGGCATCGGACCGAGTTTCACGCCGTCCGGATAATATTTCCAGCCATCGCGGATCCGGACCTTGTTATCCCAGGGAAGCTTGTATTCTCCAGCGGCGAGATCGCGTACCCAGGTCAGATAATTGGCCTTCTCGCCACCCGGTTTACCGACATAGGCACGACATCCAAGATTGAAAATATTGTTTTCCAGAGCCCAGTTTTCTCGCGCCTTGTCCACAAGGCGAGGGAACAGTTCAGCCGTAACGATTTCCCAGGGATTGCGATGTCCCTGCTGGATCACATTGCCGTCGTAATTACAGACTGTACCTTCACCAAAATAATAGAACACATTGTCATATCCAGCCAGATTGACGGATATGGTATACATCAAATTATGCCAGGCGTTGGTCCTGTTGGTCCAGATCCACTGATCGTTGACCTGGGTGGAATAACCGGAAATGCGGATGTAGACATTTGCACCCTTGTAGGCTGCCTCGCGTGCCAGTTCAGGGAACATGCCATCATGACAGATGCAGACAGCCAGACGTGATCCCTTGGGACCATCGCAGACCGGCATTCCGAAATTTCCTGGCGACCAGGGCTCGATCGGCACCCAAGGCTGCAATTTGCGGTAATGCAGTGCGATCTCACCATCAGCGTTGATAATGATAGCTGTATTGTACGGAGGCAGCGACGGATCTTCATTTCGCTCCATAAGCGAGAAGACGCCCCACACATCGTTGCGCTTGCAGGCTTCCTTGAAACGGGTGATTTCCGGGCTTTCGACCGTCAGCAGCATTTCGTCGTAAGTCCAGATCGACGTATTCAGGCCCTGTGTCGAATATTCCGGGAACACAATGACGTCCAGGTCCGGGTATCCGGCCTTGGTTGAATCAACTGCGCGGCAGATCTGATCAACCTGTGTCTGGATATCCTCAGGACCTTTGATGACCGGGACCGGATATTGAATTAGTGCGATCAGAAGAGCCTCTTCCCACGCACTTACGCTCCCTGTGCTTCCCATGAACCGCTCCTTTGCAAAAACGACAGCCATATTCGGCCAGTCAGACAGCGGACCGCAGATGTGTCATCTCCGATCCATGGAGCAACCGTCACGCAACATGGGGATTCAGGCCCATACGTCGTTTGACGTAAGGTTAAAAAACATTTCATCATATGAAAGATGAGAATTGGCGTTTTCTCATCACTTGACGCCAGCATGGTTCATACCAAAGCCTACGAACACCTCGAGGTATTAAATAGTCTCTGGTGATGACCTCTGTTTTCTCCGGAAGACATTTTATCCAGATCAGAAATTTCTTTAGTCTGGAGTAAAAAGACAGGAATATCCGTAACGTTCCCTGTGACTGCCGCCTCCACTCCCTCACCCCATCAGCGTATCGTAAAGCAGTTTGAAGTTCAGCGCGAGAATGATCCCCGACACCAGCCAGGCCAGTCCTGCGACAGGCCGGGAGATGGTGAACGGTCCCATCATGTCGCGTCGCGTCACGAACCAGACCAGCGGCACCACGGCGAAAGGAAGCTGCATCGACAGGATCACCTGACTCAACAGTAGCAGGCTATCCACGCTTTTGTCGCCGAACCACACGGAGGCGATCACGACCGGAACAATGGCGAGGGCGCGTGTCACCAGCCGCCGCGCCCAGTCGGGCAGACGCAGATGCAGAAACCCTTCCATCACGATCTGACCAGCCAGCGTGCCAGTGATGGTCGAGTTCATTCCCGCCGCGAGCAGCGCCACGGCGAACAGTGTCGAGGCCAGCGCCGCGCCAAGCACGGGCGAGAGCAGATGATAGGCCACGCTGATCTCGGCCACGTCACTATGACCCGTTGTATGGAAAGCCGCTGCGGCCACAATTAGGATGGCGGCGTTGATAAACAGCGCCAGTGACAGAGCGATGGTGCTGTCGAGTGTCGCGAAGCGGATGGCCTCGCGCTTGCCGTCCGGTGTGCGCTCATAGGCGCGGGTCTGCACGATGGACGAGTGCAGGTAGAGATTGTGCGGCATGACCGTCGCACCGACGATACCAATGGCGATGTAGAGCATCGCATGGTTGGTCAGAATGCTGGTCGTGGGAATGAAACCGTGCAGAACGCCGCCCATCGGAGGGTGGGCCATGACCAGTTGCGCGGCGAAGCACCCGGCGATGATACACAGTAGCCCGATGATGAAGGCTTCCAGATAGCGGAACCCTCGCCCCATCAGCAGCAGCACGATGAACGCATCCAGCGCCGACAGCAGGGAGCCGGTTAGCAGGGAGAACCCGAACAGAAGTTGCAGGGCGATGGCCGTGCCGATCACTTCCGCCAGATCGCAGGCGATGATGGCCAACTCACAGGCAATCCACAGCAGCAGATTGATCCCGCGAGGAAAACGTTCCCGGCAGGCCTGCGCCAGATCCAGCCCCGTCGCGATGCCAAGCCGGGCCGACAGAGCCTGAAGCAGGATCGCCATCAGGTTGGAGAGCAGGATGACACTGAGCAGGGCGTAGCCGAACTGCGCCCCGCCCTGCAGATCCGTCGCCCAGTTGCCGGGGTCCATATAGCCGACCGAGATGAGATAGCCCGGCCCGACAAAAGCAAGGAACCGTTTCAGCGTGGAAGCTCCGGGACCGGGAACGCGGACAGTAGCAAAAACGTCCGGAAGGCTGCGGCGGGGACTGTCTGCGTTCGGCACGGTCGGTCTCTGATTTTATTGGTGAGAGCGGGTTCGTCCCTGCAATATGCACAATGCTATACAGGATTGCATCAGGAAAATATTCATCAATTCCTGCCCAGCATGGCCGGAACAAAAAGTTTGAGGCAGGATGAACGCCCTCCCGCAACCTTCCGGACCGTGTTGATGACTGTTCCCGAGATTGATCCGTTTCACACCGTGACGCTCAGCACGCTGGCGCATCGTCTTGCGGCGGACGGTCGAAGCATCATTCACATGGAATTTGGGCAGCCCTCGACCAGTGCGCCGAAAGCAGCGGTAGCCCGGGCGCATCATGTGCTGGACACCGATCCGATGGGCTACTGGGAGAGCGACCCACTCAAGGAACGGATTGCCCGGCATTATGCCGACAGCTACGGCGTGACGGTAAAGCCCGAGCAGATCACGCTGACTGCGGGAGCTTCGGTTGCGCTCGTGCTGGCCCTGACAAGCTGCTTCGTACCGGGCATGCGGGTGGCGCTGGCAAGGCCGGGTTATGTGGCCTATCGCAACACGCTCCGCGCGCTTCACATGGAAGCCGTCGAGATTCCCTGCGGTGAGTCGGTGCGCTTCCAGTTGACGGCAGAGGCTGTCGCCGCCCTGTCTCCGGCACCGGATGGACTGATCATTGCCAGCCCCGCCAACCCGACCGGCACCATCCTTTCGGCGGAAGAACTGTCCGCGATCGTGGAAGTCTGCCGTGCGCGGGGCATTCGCATCATCTCTGACGAAATCTATCATGGCCTGAGTTTTGGAGAACCAGCGCACAGCGTTCTCGAATATGACGACACTGCACTGGTGGTGAACAGCTTCTCCAAATATTTCAGCATGGCGCCGTGGCGGCTCGGCTGGCTTGTCGCCCCTGAAGACCGGATCGACGCCGTGAAGGCACGGATGGGCAACATGTTTCTTACGCCATCCTCACTAAGCCAGCATGCGGCTCTGGTGGCGTTCGATTGCCATGATGAACTTGACGGTCATCTGGAAACCTATCGACGTAATCGGGATCTATTGCTTGAAGCCCTGCCCGTCTGGGGGCTGCGGCATATCGCCCCACCCGATGGCGCTTTCTACATCTACGCCGATATTGGTCATCTGACGGATGACAGTCTCGCCTTCTGCACCCGACTGCTGGAGGATACCGGCGTGGCGACGGCCCCCGGTATCGACTTCGATCCGGTGGACGGGAAGCATTTCATCCGGTTCAGTTTCGCCGTGTCGACGAACCGGATCAGAGAGGCCATTCGCCGGATGACACCGTGGTTTATTGAGCGGACGGCAGAGGCAAAAACGTCCTGATCTTTTTCAGATCAGGGTGTTTTCTGCTTTTCTCGTTGCATCAGAAGTGAATGAGAAATGGCTTTCTATTCTTTTTGAAAAAAGA
Protein-coding regions in this window:
- a CDS encoding Nramp family divalent metal transporter; translation: MPNADSPRRSLPDVFATVRVPGPGASTLKRFLAFVGPGYLISVGYMDPGNWATDLQGGAQFGYALLSVILLSNLMAILLQALSARLGIATGLDLAQACRERFPRGINLLLWIACELAIIACDLAEVIGTAIALQLLFGFSLLTGSLLSALDAFIVLLLMGRGFRYLEAFIIGLLCIIAGCFAAQLVMAHPPMGGVLHGFIPTTSILTNHAMLYIAIGIVGATVMPHNLYLHSSIVQTRAYERTPDGKREAIRFATLDSTIALSLALFINAAILIVAAAAFHTTGHSDVAEISVAYHLLSPVLGAALASTLFAVALLAAGMNSTITGTLAGQIVMEGFLHLRLPDWARRLVTRALAIVPVVIASVWFGDKSVDSLLLLSQVILSMQLPFAVVPLVWFVTRRDMMGPFTISRPVAGLAWLVSGIILALNFKLLYDTLMG
- the urtA gene encoding urea ABC transporter substrate-binding protein, producing the protein MPDRKNPLNMQSSRRRVLMGMSALPIGALIPRLARADTPTTASVNKTGLAVTDDSVTVGILHSITGTMALSETGSVEAEKLAIAQINEAGGVLGRKIKYIQEDGASDWPTFAEKARKLLENDKCASVFGCWTSASRKAVLPVFEHYNGLLYYPTFYEGLEQSRNVIYTGQEATQQILAGLDWISKEKNAKTYYLLGSDYIWPRTANKIARKHIENHLKGSRVVGEEYFPLGDAQFNSVINKIKLMKPDVIYAIIVGGSNVAFYKQLKAAGLDLSKHNLMTISVTEDEILGIGGENIAGAYACMKYFQSIATPENQKFVAAFKKMWGENSVIGDVTQAAYLGPWLWKMSVEKAGSFDIDKVIEASPGIEFKDAPEGYVRIAKNHHLWSRTLVGQARTDGQFNVIYQTPDLIEPNPFPVGYQ
- a CDS encoding pyridoxal phosphate-dependent aminotransferase, with protein sequence MTVPEIDPFHTVTLSTLAHRLAADGRSIIHMEFGQPSTSAPKAAVARAHHVLDTDPMGYWESDPLKERIARHYADSYGVTVKPEQITLTAGASVALVLALTSCFVPGMRVALARPGYVAYRNTLRALHMEAVEIPCGESVRFQLTAEAVAALSPAPDGLIIASPANPTGTILSAEELSAIVEVCRARGIRIISDEIYHGLSFGEPAHSVLEYDDTALVVNSFSKYFSMAPWRLGWLVAPEDRIDAVKARMGNMFLTPSSLSQHAALVAFDCHDELDGHLETYRRNRDLLLEALPVWGLRHIAPPDGAFYIYADIGHLTDDSLAFCTRLLEDTGVATAPGIDFDPVDGKHFIRFSFAVSTNRIREAIRRMTPWFIERTAEAKTS
- a CDS encoding formamidase, with protein sequence MGSTGSVSAWEEALLIALIQYPVPVIKGPEDIQTQVDQICRAVDSTKAGYPDLDVIVFPEYSTQGLNTSIWTYDEMLLTVESPEITRFKEACKRNDVWGVFSLMERNEDPSLPPYNTAIIINADGEIALHYRKLQPWVPIEPWSPGNFGMPVCDGPKGSRLAVCICHDGMFPELAREAAYKGANVYIRISGYSTQVNDQWIWTNRTNAWHNLMYTISVNLAGYDNVFYYFGEGTVCNYDGNVIQQGHRNPWEIVTAELFPRLVDKARENWALENNIFNLGCRAYVGKPGGEKANYLTWVRDLAAGEYKLPWDNKVRIRDGWKYYPDGVKLGPMPK
- a CDS encoding hybrid sensor histidine kinase/response regulator, whose protein sequence is MSVPFGRTERPMFPHQRIIMSRRSYNRWVVDETMEDYALRFTPASARRWSVLRVANTAFGGVSFLALEMIGGLVFLQYGFTNATLALLIGVVLIFLLSLPISYHSSRYGIDIDLLTRGAGFGYIGSTLTSLVYASFTFMFFAIEGAILSDMLKLSLGIPLWLGYILSTLVVIPVVARGFTLISRFQAWTVIPWLALQILPFVVIAWRQPDAATGWAHYTGQDPSMPRLMGIGAAFSIIFSVVTQIGEQSDFLRFLPVPQNGQQKWAWWTVTLTCGAGWIFMGGLKILAGMFLAWVTLRHGESFVVAQQPTTMYLTAFREVTTHPGWALALTTVFIALSQIKINVNNAYAGSIAWSNFFSRVTHSHPGRVVWLAFNVGLALLLMEMDIYSTIINLLFLHSIVAASWIGALTSDLVVNKPLGLSPPGIEFRRAYLYDINPVGIGAMTGGIATAAAFYLGAFGPALTVFAPMVGLVCAFCLAPFIGWVTRGRYYLARRRFVPPVAGNRYVCVVCQNSFEGEDIARCPVYAGFICSLCCSLDSRCRDACKPEGARLSGQIASVGRSLLPQAIMTPNFGVICRYLLILFALMACTGGVLSGLYTAILPFTAVNSHGLYAVFWKTFFLLLLPLAALAWFVVLKQRSYRAAEDENRYQTRLLMKEIRAHRRTDQQLKKAKERAESANLSKSRFMVGVNHEIRTPLNSIMGYAYLLENRMLTPARRDEGLKIIQRSAEHLSGLIEGLFDISKIEAGRMDVLHEKINFPDFLRHLTQMLRFQANQKNLDFIEDIQDTIPDYVITDQRRLRQILINLLSNAIKFTNQGSVSLSVRWGTEIATFEIRDTGIGIPEEDMDRIHEPFQRSSHPNSHRIPGTGLGLTITRLLIQILGGELTISSKVGQGTICRVRLMLSSAQSDAVMVPPINLLTEAGSMAMGKRRPSVFVVDDDPIHRGMINDALEPLGFVVYSAANGQECLDIAAHASIDLFLLDVNMPGMNGWQLARRLRQGSNRASIILIISADEQVRSQTNRDGLCDGILSKPIAISELLTLIDRTLVPAALLSESDSQAVTGRLLTPSDLSELRRLARLGHIAGLIRFLDTISDAVPDDVRIIRDMATNFKIGELRSFLDNYEERR
- a CDS encoding response regulator transcription factor; the protein is MTSIVLVVDDEPVNLSLATDILEAGGFTVLVAQSADDGLAILADVLVDLVLLDAVMPGKDGFQMCRIMKAVPDYRDIPVVFMTGLSGQDDIVQAFEAGSVDYIVKPIQPAELLARTRTHLDNARKTKKLFRAINFSGRHFLATDREGVVQWFSPQVPSIIGSIASHDTTVRLPVDTLRWLQACINSPSSVDASYRQQDTDMEYGVEFSFMGQPEPDEFLVRLAVVRDGQDVTCLQIKLGLTVREAEVLYWVAKGKTNRDIAEILSISHRTVNKHLEQIYIKIGVENRAAATARVLQALHG